A single genomic interval of Saccharothrix saharensis harbors:
- a CDS encoding DUF4442 domain-containing protein, with product MKASRLRRGMNLWPPFLFAGIRVVELSDDYRHVKVRMRMHWWNRNYVGTHFGGSLFAMTDPFWMLLVLHHLGREHVVWDRAGEIEFVKPGRGTVHAEFHLTDEHLDELRSLAEGDNKALVWFATDVVDSTGEVVARTRKQVYARRKNRKSVDGGVVGTV from the coding sequence GCATCCCGTCTGCGCCGCGGCATGAACCTGTGGCCACCGTTCCTGTTCGCCGGCATCCGCGTGGTCGAGCTGTCCGACGACTACCGCCACGTCAAGGTCCGGATGCGGATGCACTGGTGGAACCGCAACTACGTCGGCACCCACTTCGGCGGCTCGCTGTTCGCGATGACCGACCCGTTCTGGATGCTGCTCGTGCTGCACCACCTCGGCCGCGAGCACGTGGTGTGGGACCGGGCGGGCGAGATCGAGTTCGTCAAGCCCGGCCGCGGCACCGTGCACGCCGAGTTCCACCTGACCGACGAGCACCTCGACGAGCTGCGCTCCCTGGCCGAAGGCGACAACAAGGCGCTGGTGTGGTTCGCCACCGACGTCGTGGACTCCACCGGAGAGGTCGTCGCCCGCACCCGCAAGCAGGTCTACGCCCGGCGCAAGAACCGCAAATCGGTGGACGGCGGGGTCGTCGGGACCGTGTGA